One genomic segment of Nitrospira sp. CR1.1 includes these proteins:
- a CDS encoding GNAT family N-acetyltransferase — protein MPPALKTGQRPIAFSDRNDFDATQLIHLYRQAPWAKHRKLGQAQAMLAKTDLVISAWDGARLVGFGRVLTDYVFRASIWDVIVDRDYQGQQIGTEIVRRILDHPTLQDVELFWLCTRRPGFYERLGFSAKEQTGMVWSRTKPEPQP, from the coding sequence ATGCCTCCCGCTCTCAAGACCGGCCAACGACCCATCGCATTTTCCGATCGCAACGATTTCGACGCGACCCAACTGATTCATTTGTACCGCCAGGCCCCCTGGGCGAAGCATCGCAAGCTGGGGCAGGCCCAAGCCATGCTCGCGAAGACGGATCTGGTCATTTCGGCATGGGACGGTGCTCGCTTGGTGGGCTTCGGCCGTGTGCTGACGGATTATGTGTTTCGCGCCTCCATCTGGGACGTGATCGTCGATCGCGACTATCAGGGGCAACAGATCGGCACTGAAATTGTACGGCGCATTCTCGATCACCCCACGCTGCAGGACGTTGAGTTGTTCTGGTTGTGCACGCGTAGACCGGGATTTTACGAACGCCTGGGATTCAGCGCCAAGGAGCAGACGGGCATGGTCTGGTCCCGAACAAAGCCCGAGCCTCAGCCCTGA
- a CDS encoding RluA family pseudouridine synthase, with amino-acid sequence MQTAFVISAGEQPKRLDIFLVHREPKLSRAALQRMITAGWVRVNGHIAKSSQRIKAGDMIAIDAPQAMPLKIDGETRPLEILFEDHACLVLNKPAGIVVHPSPGHWSNTLLNALLNYCAHSGEAVTPGVVHRLDKDTSGVMVVAKTEEAHRKLSVQFERHSMTRHYEALVAGVPVQSEGRIDAALGPDRNNPKRTSTRTAHPKPAVTDYRVEEAFGEAAARIVLSPHTGRTHQIRTHLHTIGHPILGDRAYGGERVSAIKGQVIHRVMLHARTLGFTHPVTETYCEFSASAPPDFHALHQALRLEAACIP; translated from the coding sequence ATGCAAACGGCATTTGTCATCTCTGCCGGGGAGCAGCCCAAACGGTTGGACATATTCCTCGTGCACCGCGAGCCGAAGCTCTCGCGCGCGGCCTTACAGCGGATGATTACCGCGGGCTGGGTGCGGGTCAATGGTCACATCGCCAAGTCGAGTCAGCGGATCAAAGCGGGAGATATGATTGCCATTGATGCTCCGCAGGCGATGCCGTTGAAAATCGATGGAGAGACGAGACCATTGGAGATCCTGTTCGAGGATCATGCATGCCTGGTGTTGAATAAGCCCGCCGGGATTGTGGTTCATCCGTCACCGGGACATTGGTCCAATACGCTCTTGAATGCGTTGCTGAACTATTGCGCGCATTCAGGCGAGGCGGTGACGCCGGGCGTGGTGCATCGTTTAGACAAAGACACGTCTGGGGTGATGGTGGTGGCCAAAACGGAGGAGGCCCATCGAAAACTATCGGTGCAGTTCGAACGTCATTCCATGACCCGTCACTATGAAGCGCTTGTCGCGGGCGTGCCGGTTCAATCGGAAGGCCGGATCGATGCTGCGCTTGGCCCGGATCGGAACAACCCCAAACGCACGTCAACCCGGACGGCTCACCCGAAGCCTGCGGTCACGGACTATCGAGTCGAAGAAGCCTTCGGGGAAGCGGCGGCACGCATCGTGCTCAGTCCTCACACGGGCCGTACGCACCAGATACGGACACATCTTCACACAATCGGCCATCCGATCCTGGGCGACAGAGCCTATGGGGGCGAGCGAGTCAGTGCGATCAAGGGGCAAGTCATTCACCGGGTCATGCTGCATGCGCGTACGCTGGGGTTTACGCATCCCGTCACAGAAACCTACTGCGAGTTTTCGGCCTCCGCGCCACCAGATTTCCACGCGCTCCACCAGGCGCTTCGTCTGGAGGCGGCATGCATTCCTTGA
- a CDS encoding peptidase codes for MTFCLGMKVEEGLVGIADTRVTTGAECITAGKVSIHQHGRHSMFLMTSGLRSVRDKAVTYFDEAISESDQTFDKLFKAVNVFAAQIRRVAEEDKHALQNAGLTFNLHALVGGQLENDLAHKLYLIYPQGNWVEVSEGTPYCIIGESGYGKPLLDRVLRYNSSLDLALKVGFLAFDATRTSSTSVEYPLDVVLYRHDTFDIFEHRFHKEDLAEISSWWQSRIADSVEKLPASWVDRLLESVPKGTRSSPHEHGNPAS; via the coding sequence ATGACGTTTTGCTTGGGGATGAAGGTGGAGGAGGGGTTGGTCGGGATTGCCGACACCCGGGTGACGACAGGGGCGGAATGCATCACTGCGGGAAAGGTATCCATCCATCAACATGGCCGCCACTCGATGTTTCTCATGACATCGGGGTTACGATCGGTTCGAGACAAAGCCGTCACCTATTTTGATGAGGCCATCAGCGAAAGCGACCAAACGTTCGATAAACTGTTCAAAGCGGTCAACGTGTTTGCCGCACAGATCCGCCGTGTGGCCGAAGAAGATAAACACGCGTTGCAGAATGCCGGACTGACGTTCAATCTCCACGCCCTCGTGGGCGGACAACTGGAAAACGACCTCGCGCACAAACTCTACTTGATCTACCCCCAGGGCAATTGGGTTGAAGTCAGTGAAGGCACCCCCTACTGTATCATCGGCGAATCCGGCTACGGGAAGCCGCTCCTGGATCGGGTGCTTCGGTACAACTCCAGCTTGGATCTCGCACTGAAGGTCGGCTTCCTCGCCTTTGATGCTACACGCACGAGTTCCACCAGCGTCGAATATCCGCTCGATGTCGTGCTGTACCGGCACGATACGTTCGACATTTTCGAACACCGCTTTCACAAAGAAGATCTTGCTGAGATTTCTTCCTGGTGGCAATCGCGCATTGCCGATTCGGTGGAAAAGCTTCCCGCCTCGTGGGTCGATCGTTTGTTGGAGTCTGTGCCGAAAGGCACCCGCTCATCTCCTCACGAGCACGGCAATCCAGCATCATAA
- a CDS encoding F0F1 ATP synthase subunit epsilon, which produces MAGKILLEVVTPEKLLLSQEVDEVIAPGSEGEFGVLPGHCHLLSSLRIGELRYKSHDIWHYMSILWGYAEVTPVKVTVMAEIAEKAEDIDVGRAQQAVEKAEQRLQAGGLPSEVREAEISLEKARLRKKIADRARKAGHA; this is translated from the coding sequence ATGGCCGGTAAGATTTTGTTAGAGGTCGTGACGCCGGAAAAATTGCTCCTGAGCCAGGAGGTTGATGAGGTCATCGCCCCTGGTAGCGAAGGGGAGTTTGGCGTGTTGCCGGGTCATTGTCATCTACTGTCCAGTCTGCGTATCGGCGAGCTCCGCTACAAATCGCATGACATCTGGCATTACATGTCGATCTTGTGGGGATACGCCGAAGTCACGCCCGTGAAGGTCACGGTGATGGCGGAAATTGCTGAGAAGGCCGAAGATATCGATGTTGGCCGGGCGCAACAGGCCGTGGAAAAAGCCGAACAGCGGTTACAGGCCGGCGGTCTTCCGTCAGAAGTGAGAGAGGCGGAAATCAGCCTTGAAAAGGCTCGTCTCCGTAAGAAAATCGCTGATCGTGCTCGAAAGGCCGGCCACGCGTAA
- a CDS encoding circularly permuted type 2 ATP-grasp protein, which produces MKFSTYDPGEFYDELFEGIGRPRRGSALLLRKFASLPDGALRKRQQAAERVILNMGMTFGVYGSDEGHEQIFPFDIVPRIVEAPDWALIDTGLRQRLRALNLFIDDVYHEQKILKDNVIPSELIYSSKGFLKACWGLNPPRGIWCHIAGIDLVRISDGRYYVLEDNMRCPSGVAYVLEARQVMKRTFPELFETYRVRPVDEYPSRLLETLRSLSDLPDPTIVILTPGSYNSAYYEHSLLAQKMGLELVEAGDLTVIDGSVHMLTTKGSQRVDVIYRRINDEYLDPLVFRSDSLLGIPGVMEAYKNGRVAIANAPGTGIADDKAIYAYVPKIINYYLAEEPILPNVPTYVCWERRDRDYTLEHLDQLVVKATNEAGGYGMMIGPRASQQEREDCARRIQADPRNYIAQPTLALSRSPTLVEDHIEGRHVDLRPYVLQGKGLYVLPGGMTRVALRKGSLVVNSSQGGGNKDTWVLS; this is translated from the coding sequence ATGAAGTTTTCCACCTACGACCCAGGCGAGTTCTACGACGAATTGTTCGAAGGAATCGGCCGCCCCCGACGGGGAAGCGCGTTACTGCTGCGGAAGTTTGCGTCGCTCCCCGATGGAGCGCTGAGAAAGCGCCAGCAAGCCGCGGAACGCGTCATCCTGAATATGGGCATGACGTTCGGCGTGTACGGCAGCGACGAGGGGCACGAGCAGATCTTTCCCTTCGACATCGTACCCCGAATTGTGGAGGCGCCGGATTGGGCGCTCATCGACACCGGCCTTCGCCAACGCCTGCGCGCACTGAACCTGTTTATTGATGATGTGTATCACGAGCAGAAGATCCTCAAAGATAACGTCATCCCGAGCGAACTGATCTATTCCAGCAAAGGGTTTCTGAAAGCCTGCTGGGGCCTCAATCCCCCTCGCGGCATCTGGTGTCACATCGCCGGGATCGACCTGGTGCGCATCAGCGACGGCCGGTATTACGTCCTTGAGGACAATATGCGCTGCCCGTCCGGAGTGGCCTATGTGCTGGAAGCCCGGCAGGTGATGAAACGAACATTTCCAGAGCTGTTTGAGACCTATCGCGTCAGACCGGTCGACGAATACCCAAGCCGCCTGCTGGAAACCCTCCGCTCCCTGTCGGACCTTCCCGATCCCACGATCGTCATTCTCACGCCCGGCAGCTATAATTCCGCCTACTACGAACACTCTCTTCTGGCTCAGAAAATGGGGCTCGAACTGGTGGAAGCCGGTGACCTGACCGTCATCGACGGCTCGGTCCACATGCTCACCACGAAGGGCTCCCAACGAGTGGACGTGATCTATCGGCGAATCAATGACGAATATTTGGATCCACTGGTGTTCCGTTCCGATTCTCTGCTGGGCATTCCCGGAGTCATGGAGGCGTATAAGAACGGCCGTGTCGCAATCGCCAATGCGCCCGGCACCGGCATCGCCGATGATAAGGCGATCTATGCCTACGTTCCCAAGATCATCAACTATTACTTGGCGGAGGAACCAATTCTCCCCAACGTGCCCACCTATGTCTGCTGGGAACGTCGAGACCGAGACTATACGCTGGAACATCTCGATCAGTTGGTGGTCAAAGCGACAAACGAAGCCGGTGGATACGGCATGATGATCGGACCACGAGCTTCTCAACAAGAGCGAGAGGACTGCGCCCGTCGCATCCAGGCCGACCCTCGCAACTACATCGCCCAGCCCACCCTCGCGCTCTCTCGATCGCCTACTTTGGTGGAAGACCATATCGAGGGGCGACATGTCGATCTGCGCCCCTACGTCCTGCAAGGGAAAGGGCTCTATGTGTTGCCTGGCGGCATGACTCGCGTGGCTTTGAGAAAAGGGTCGCTGGTCGTCAATTCGTCCCAGGGTGGCGGCAACAAAGATACGTGGGTGTTGTCATGA
- a CDS encoding DUF3365 domain-containing protein has protein sequence MRGKLAFVVTCLILVSGFAKTGLAADLPGIPPEVVADYLHAVIEADRTFYTIHVVERMKKQGGTPASETWRKDKTTLPLPAQFLREAGELATLTGTRVRYRLMSLWPINPQNAPASNSERNGMEAVRLHPERPVSGTVTIGSQPYFQAVYADRAVTQACIACHNAHPQSPKHDFKIDDVMGALVIEIPLSKE, from the coding sequence ATGAGAGGGAAACTCGCGTTCGTCGTCACGTGCCTGATCCTGGTGAGCGGATTCGCGAAGACAGGACTAGCAGCAGACTTGCCGGGAATTCCTCCCGAAGTAGTCGCTGACTACCTGCATGCAGTGATTGAAGCGGACCGAACGTTTTATACCATCCATGTTGTCGAGCGAATGAAGAAACAGGGCGGTACACCCGCATCGGAAACCTGGCGGAAGGACAAGACCACGTTGCCGCTGCCGGCCCAATTTCTTCGGGAGGCCGGTGAATTGGCGACCTTGACCGGGACCAGGGTGCGCTACCGCCTCATGAGCTTGTGGCCAATCAACCCCCAGAACGCACCGGCGAGCAACTCGGAGCGAAACGGGATGGAAGCCGTGCGACTCCACCCCGAACGACCTGTTTCCGGCACCGTCACCATCGGCAGTCAGCCGTATTTCCAAGCCGTCTACGCCGACCGCGCCGTAACACAGGCCTGCATCGCTTGCCACAATGCGCACCCGCAGAGCCCGAAACACGATTTCAAGATTGATGATGTCATGGGCGCGCTGGTAATAGAAATTCCCCTGAGCAAGGAGTAG
- a CDS encoding RluA family pseudouridine synthase yields the protein MNRVITTPVEIIVTGGESSKRIDVFLANRDPTFSRSALQRLIGEGRIQINGQPVRPSQKIKPGDRIRLEVPRPEPLDLRPEAIPLEILHEDSDLLVLNKQAGLVVHPAPGNWSGTMVNALLHHFSTSGVTPSHIGGKERPGLVHRLDKETSGVMVIAKTDQSHRALAAQFKSHTITRVYEALIWGVPKKGHGLIELAIGRDTKERKKFSARTTNPKASATDYQVVERYGKTASQVRLSPRTGRTHQLRVHLTSIDHPILGDKTYGGSKVMTVAGIPIPRVMLHARTLGFTHPTGGEYHQFDVPFPADMAEVRDLLHAATTHAVMSRA from the coding sequence GTGAATAGAGTCATCACCACTCCGGTTGAGATTATTGTCACCGGAGGGGAATCGTCCAAACGGATCGACGTTTTTCTCGCCAATCGCGACCCAACCTTTTCCCGCTCGGCCTTGCAGCGGCTGATCGGAGAAGGACGCATTCAAATCAACGGGCAACCCGTCCGGCCGAGTCAGAAGATCAAGCCGGGTGATCGAATCAGGCTGGAGGTGCCGCGACCCGAGCCTCTGGATCTGAGGCCTGAGGCGATTCCCCTTGAGATTCTCCACGAAGACTCTGATCTCCTGGTGCTCAATAAGCAGGCCGGCCTCGTCGTGCATCCTGCACCTGGGAATTGGTCGGGAACGATGGTGAATGCCCTCTTGCATCACTTTTCAACCTCGGGGGTGACTCCGTCCCATATCGGCGGAAAAGAGCGGCCCGGTCTGGTTCACCGGCTCGATAAAGAAACGTCCGGGGTGATGGTGATTGCGAAAACCGACCAATCGCACCGGGCGCTGGCCGCTCAGTTCAAATCGCACACGATCACCCGCGTCTATGAAGCGTTGATCTGGGGCGTGCCGAAGAAAGGGCACGGTCTCATTGAATTGGCGATCGGGCGGGATACGAAAGAGCGAAAGAAGTTTTCGGCGCGGACGACCAACCCCAAAGCCTCCGCAACGGACTACCAGGTCGTGGAGCGATACGGAAAAACCGCCTCGCAGGTGCGGCTTTCCCCTAGGACAGGGCGCACCCATCAGCTGCGGGTGCACCTCACCTCCATCGACCATCCCATCCTGGGCGACAAAACCTATGGGGGCTCAAAAGTGATGACGGTTGCGGGTATTCCGATACCACGGGTGATGCTGCATGCCCGCACGCTGGGATTCACACATCCCACGGGTGGGGAGTATCATCAGTTCGACGTGCCGTTCCCCGCAGATATGGCCGAGGTGCGCGACCTGCTTCATGCCGCGACCACGCACGCGGTGATGTCCAGGGCGTGA
- a CDS encoding DUF3365 domain-containing protein, with amino-acid sequence MTSSNTLLRAATLMGFALGSATLLWPTHAIPENAPISLPIETVANYIHAVIEADRDVYTRHVVERLQTKGVVVASENWEQKNTLPLPAQFLMESGRYIAKKGLGIQYRLISLWPINKRNVAANELEKAGLGTILTQPNRPHTGFMKIGETRYFQAVYADLAATQACLGCHNAHPDSPKRDFKLNDVMGAIVITIPVGP; translated from the coding sequence ATGACATCCTCCAACACACTGCTGCGTGCCGCGACCCTGATGGGATTCGCATTAGGAAGCGCGACGCTGTTGTGGCCAACTCACGCTATACCTGAGAACGCACCGATCAGCCTCCCGATTGAGACGGTGGCCAATTACATCCACGCCGTGATTGAAGCAGACCGGGATGTGTATACCAGGCATGTCGTCGAGCGCTTGCAGACCAAGGGTGTGGTCGTAGCATCGGAGAACTGGGAGCAGAAGAATACCTTGCCGCTACCGGCTCAGTTCCTGATGGAGTCGGGACGGTACATCGCCAAGAAGGGCCTGGGCATCCAGTATCGACTGATCAGTCTGTGGCCGATCAACAAGCGCAATGTGGCGGCGAACGAACTGGAGAAGGCCGGGCTCGGAACCATCTTGACGCAACCGAATCGACCTCACACCGGCTTTATGAAGATCGGGGAGACCCGCTATTTTCAAGCGGTGTATGCCGATCTCGCAGCCACCCAAGCCTGCCTCGGTTGCCACAACGCGCATCCCGACAGCCCCAAACGTGACTTCAAGCTCAACGACGTGATGGGTGCCATCGTGATTACGATCCCGGTCGGCCCATAA
- a CDS encoding ATP-binding cassette domain-containing protein, whose product MTHPIIRFDHATFGFPGTVALEDLSLSIPESEFVGVIGPNGSGKTTLCRAVLGLMAPLSGTLQVLDCACEELRCHHRALIGYLPQKGMLDRNFPVTVLEAVMMGRYGALGLFRRPSGKDRDIARQALTQVGMDHHRDSALGALSGGQQQRVFIARALAQQPRILLLDEPTTGLDLTAQHSVVELIQQLHHDLKLTILMITHDINMIRSRVDRLVLLKTKLFAAGPPQEVLKPEILSQVYGKELVITDKDFIIVEDYHHHH is encoded by the coding sequence ATGACCCATCCCATTATTCGTTTTGACCATGCCACTTTCGGTTTTCCCGGCACCGTTGCGCTGGAGGATCTCTCTCTGTCCATTCCCGAATCGGAATTCGTCGGGGTGATCGGCCCTAACGGATCCGGGAAAACGACGCTCTGCCGCGCCGTGCTCGGATTGATGGCTCCCCTGAGTGGCACCCTGCAAGTCCTCGACTGCGCCTGCGAAGAACTGCGCTGCCACCATCGAGCCCTCATCGGGTATCTCCCGCAAAAAGGCATGCTTGATCGCAACTTTCCCGTCACCGTCCTGGAAGCGGTCATGATGGGGCGATACGGCGCGCTCGGCCTGTTTCGACGGCCTTCCGGAAAAGATCGCGACATCGCCCGTCAAGCGCTCACACAGGTCGGTATGGACCACCACCGGGACTCCGCACTGGGCGCCTTGTCCGGCGGTCAGCAACAACGCGTGTTCATCGCCCGAGCCCTGGCCCAGCAACCTCGCATTCTGCTCTTGGATGAGCCCACCACCGGCCTGGACCTCACGGCGCAACACAGCGTCGTGGAATTGATCCAACAGCTGCATCACGACCTGAAGCTGACGATTCTGATGATCACCCACGACATCAATATGATTCGCTCGCGAGTGGATCGATTGGTCCTGCTCAAAACTAAATTGTTCGCGGCGGGACCTCCGCAGGAGGTGCTCAAACCGGAGATTCTCAGCCAGGTCTACGGCAAAGAGCTGGTCATTACCGATAAAGACTTCATCATCGTAGAGGACTACCATCATCACCACTGA
- a CDS encoding iron chelate uptake ABC transporter family permease subunit, translating into MLELFAYDFMQRSLLAAALVGLVCSVIGVFVVLRGLAFAGAGTAHAAFAGVTLAYLLGLPPLSLAIVFGLATVWITGWVEEKGRMKLDVSIGILYTATMALAILFLGLMKTYNPEVYGYLFGSVLSVTTEELLTIAGLSIAVLGTILLLSKELYFIAFDQEMAAASGVPARQIFYLLLTLVALTVVIALKTVGAILVFAMILIPASTAYQLTHSLTQMTLYSMLIGIFCAVAGVLLSYAFDLPSGPSIVLLATSLFFLAVCCSPKRRHRIHAE; encoded by the coding sequence ATGTTAGAGCTATTCGCCTACGATTTTATGCAACGCTCGCTCCTGGCCGCGGCTCTGGTGGGCTTGGTCTGTTCTGTGATCGGCGTGTTTGTGGTGTTGCGAGGCCTGGCTTTCGCCGGTGCAGGCACGGCCCATGCGGCATTTGCCGGCGTCACGCTGGCCTATCTCCTGGGCCTGCCTCCCCTGAGCCTCGCCATTGTGTTCGGACTCGCGACGGTATGGATCACCGGCTGGGTCGAGGAAAAGGGCCGCATGAAGCTGGATGTGTCCATCGGCATTCTCTACACCGCGACCATGGCCCTGGCCATTCTGTTTCTGGGGCTGATGAAGACGTATAACCCGGAAGTCTACGGCTACCTCTTCGGCAGCGTGCTGTCCGTGACCACCGAAGAGCTTCTGACCATCGCGGGACTGAGCATTGCCGTGCTGGGAACGATTCTCCTCCTTTCAAAAGAACTGTATTTCATCGCCTTCGACCAGGAAATGGCGGCGGCGTCCGGCGTGCCGGCGCGGCAAATTTTTTACCTCCTCCTGACACTGGTGGCTCTCACCGTCGTGATTGCCTTAAAAACGGTCGGCGCCATTCTCGTGTTCGCGATGATTCTCATCCCGGCATCCACCGCCTACCAGCTCACACATAGCCTGACCCAAATGACGCTCTATTCCATGCTCATCGGTATCTTCTGTGCCGTCGCCGGCGTCCTGCTGTCCTATGCGTTTGACCTGCCTTCTGGTCCATCCATCGTGCTGCTAGCCACAAGCCTCTTCTTCCTGGCGGTTTGTTGTTCACCGAAACGACGGCATCGTATTCACGCGGAATAG
- a CDS encoding anhydro-N-acetylmuramic acid kinase, with translation MKVVGLMSGTSADGVDAALVSIVRRGGRPTITPIAFASVPYPRTLQQRVVDLSLHGHVAEICHMNMYLGELFAKAALKVIRAAKYQPADIHVIGSHGQTIHHLPKGRREPGVGLIRSTLQIGEPAVIAERTGITTVGNFRPRDMAAGGEGAPLVPYAHAIAFSHPRRTRLVVNIGGISNVTYLPAGGGMAEVRAFDTGPGNMVLDAIVQEATKGTRAYDAGGRWANRGTVNRALLTELMAHPFLTRRPPKSTGREEFGAPLVRTLLARQKRLRLSTEDLLAICATWTAEAIGSSRRWVPGRIDDVIVGGGGVFNRAIMGSLRTVFDPAPVLTFDECGWSSKAFEATAFALLAYDLLRGRCTNVPQVTGARRSVFLGSVVPGSAGMRSRDFYLPR, from the coding sequence ATGAAAGTTGTCGGACTCATGTCCGGGACATCGGCGGATGGTGTAGACGCGGCGCTGGTCAGTATCGTCCGGCGCGGGGGGAGGCCAACCATTACGCCCATCGCCTTCGCCTCTGTGCCCTATCCGCGAACACTGCAGCAACGAGTGGTGGATCTCTCGCTTCACGGCCACGTGGCGGAGATCTGCCACATGAATATGTACCTGGGTGAATTGTTTGCGAAGGCGGCGCTCAAGGTGATTCGAGCGGCGAAGTATCAGCCGGCCGATATCCATGTGATTGGATCCCATGGCCAGACCATCCACCACTTGCCGAAGGGAAGGCGCGAGCCCGGCGTGGGCCTGATCCGGTCGACATTACAAATTGGCGAGCCGGCGGTGATTGCGGAGCGTACGGGAATCACGACCGTGGGAAATTTCCGGCCGCGTGACATGGCGGCAGGTGGTGAAGGAGCGCCGCTGGTCCCGTATGCCCATGCGATCGCCTTCAGCCATCCGCGCCGGACGCGGTTGGTGGTGAATATCGGCGGGATCAGCAATGTGACCTATCTTCCCGCGGGCGGCGGGATGGCAGAGGTGCGGGCGTTTGACACAGGCCCGGGAAACATGGTGCTCGATGCCATCGTGCAGGAAGCGACAAAAGGTACGCGTGCCTATGATGCCGGGGGGCGATGGGCGAATAGGGGAACCGTCAATCGGGCTCTGCTCACGGAACTCATGGCCCACCCGTTCCTGACGCGGCGTCCGCCGAAGTCTACCGGACGGGAAGAGTTTGGTGCGCCCTTGGTTCGTACCTTGCTCGCCAGGCAGAAGCGGTTGCGGTTGTCGACGGAAGATCTGTTGGCGATCTGCGCGACCTGGACAGCGGAAGCGATCGGCTCGTCGCGGCGCTGGGTTCCCGGCAGGATCGATGATGTGATCGTCGGGGGAGGCGGCGTTTTCAATCGAGCCATCATGGGGTCGCTCCGGACGGTGTTTGATCCTGCGCCGGTATTGACCTTTGATGAATGCGGATGGAGCAGCAAGGCGTTTGAGGCGACGGCATTCGCGTTGCTCGCTTACGACCTGTTGCGCGGGCGCTGCACCAATGTCCCGCAAGTGACGGGGGCTCGTCGTTCCGTGTTCCTGGGTTCCGTGGTTCCCGGCAGCGCGGGTATGCGGAGTAGGGACTTCTATTTGCCTCGTTGA
- a CDS encoding alpha-E domain-containing protein produces the protein MLSRVASSIYWVNRYIERAENYARFIEVNLNLSLDLPRDTIEQWEPLVATTGDHEMFVARYGKATKETVLHFLVADAENPNSIVSCLLCARENARSVKEIISSDMWEQVNRFYLLVRDAVTRGMSHHDLHAFLADVKSASHLLWGITDATMSHGEGWHFARLGRLLERADKTSRILDVKYFILLPTADEVGTPFDIIQWSDLLKSASALEMYYKRYGRIAPDDVAAFLILDPTFPRAIRYCLIKAEDSLHAISGSERGSYHNVAEKRLGRLRAELDFVDIEDCVTRGLHEFVDHFQARLNQVGEAISETFFAPRRVQHIRSVTEEQ, from the coding sequence ATGCTGAGTCGAGTGGCCAGCTCCATCTATTGGGTCAACCGCTACATCGAACGTGCGGAAAACTATGCGCGGTTCATTGAGGTCAATCTGAATCTGTCCCTCGATCTTCCCCGCGACACGATCGAGCAATGGGAGCCGCTGGTCGCCACGACAGGCGATCATGAAATGTTTGTTGCGCGCTATGGAAAAGCGACGAAGGAGACCGTGCTGCATTTTCTTGTGGCGGATGCCGAGAACCCGAATTCTATCGTGTCCTGCCTCTTGTGCGCGCGGGAGAACGCACGCTCGGTCAAGGAGATCATCTCCAGTGACATGTGGGAGCAGGTCAACCGCTTCTACCTGTTGGTCAGGGACGCCGTCACACGCGGGATGTCGCACCATGACCTCCACGCCTTTTTGGCCGACGTGAAATCCGCGAGTCATCTGCTGTGGGGTATCACCGATGCCACCATGTCCCATGGGGAGGGCTGGCACTTTGCGCGCCTCGGCCGCCTTCTTGAACGAGCGGATAAAACTTCTCGCATTCTCGATGTCAAATATTTCATCCTCTTGCCGACCGCCGATGAGGTCGGCACGCCGTTCGACATCATCCAATGGTCGGACTTATTGAAATCCGCGAGCGCCTTGGAGATGTATTACAAACGCTATGGACGCATCGCTCCGGATGACGTGGCCGCGTTCCTCATCCTTGACCCCACGTTCCCCCGAGCCATCCGCTATTGCCTCATTAAAGCGGAAGACTCTCTGCACGCGATTAGCGGATCCGAACGAGGATCGTATCACAATGTGGCTGAAAAGCGATTAGGACGCCTGCGCGCCGAACTCGACTTCGTCGACATTGAAGACTGCGTCACAAGGGGCCTGCATGAATTCGTGGACCACTTTCAAGCACGGCTCAATCAAGTAGGCGAGGCTATTTCTGAAACGTTCTTTGCGCCTCGCCGAGTTCAACACATAAGGTCCGTCACGGAGGAACAATGA